The following is a genomic window from Mus pahari chromosome 1, PAHARI_EIJ_v1.1, whole genome shotgun sequence.
AAGAAGGGCTAACCCAAGAAAACCAGCAGGGTGCCCTGGAGGGTGATAAGTGATGTGAGGCACACAAAGAAGCCTCAAGCCTCCATTCCTTATTATCAACATCAAAGTCATTCCTTTTATTCCTCCTGCTGCTTTTATGACTTCTACAGGATGTACAAAGTCTTCAAGTGAGGGGAAAAGATTAACAGAAGATAGCCAGAAATTGCAAAGAGCTGCCTAACTAACagagacaggaaataaaaatgtctgcAAAGAATAAACACTTGGTTAAATGAGTTAAACATGCCTTCCTGTTGGAAAGATCAACATTTAAGATAACATTAATACAATTGGGTCATACTTTGCCTAAATGGCTTAGCCAACTATCTAATCAATTGTTAGAGGACTGCCCTAACCATAGTCTTTGAAAGGGCTCTCCACACAGTGTATTGTGGCTGGTACCTTTGGTTTCTCTGATGACGATGGCATTTAGCAACCCTTTCCCTCTCACTGCAGTCACAACGTCAGAGGGCAGCTTCATGAGCTCCTTCCTCAGGATAGCGCCCATCTTGTCTGCATTCTCAGCAAGATTCTCCTCTTCTAAAacctgttttaaatatatatatatatatatatatatatatatatatatatatatatatatatatatatatataccaataaGTATCCTGGAACAACCCATGTAAAGCTGCAAGCAAAATGCCTGTGTGATGAAACAGAGACCCAAGTGATGTCCCCTGCATGTGCTTTTCATTTTCAGGGCTTGTATTAATTTCTAGCTAAACAGATACAACCTCAGAGCCTTGCTTTAGTCACAAATCCATTGTCAATCAGTCTTCGTGGCAAAATAAAGATTACAATTCACTTAATGCAACTTATAATACAGTTATTATCTGAACATCTCAATGAACTTAGTATAACTTAGCTTTAAACTGTAATAGAATTGCCTTTTCCCTGCCCCTAACATATTACTATACCTTATGTCTACTTCCTGGACTGGTTTCAAACTTGTGATTGTCCTGCCTctcagcttccctagtgctgggattacaggtgtgtaccaccattcctgatttcattTCTATCTATGTGGTACtaaggaatcaaacccagagccttactCTTTCACTGAACTAAGACCACCAGTCCTCAAATCTGCCATCTGAAAACCAATAGGGAAGACAAGTTTGTGGTCACCTGTAATCCTATCACTTGggcagctaaggcaggaggatttccaactgtctagcttgggctacatggtaaATTCTAGGCCAGTATCAACTACAATGAAACCTTGACTTATGTAtaacaaacagacaaagaaggaaaaaaaaaaaacaaatcttgccGTTAAACACAAGGGGCATACATAGTAGGTGGACAGTAGCCAGGTGACAGACTACAAACTCAAGAAGCCCAGAGGAGTCCAGTCTATGACACAAGGCAAAAAAGTTAACTTACTATTTGAGAATGCCTTGCCCCTAAAACCTTCCCTCTGTACTTCATGTTCTCTAGCACTTGGCAAACTTACTAAACTTATTATGCCagaacttaaattaaaaataacttcaacACTACTTAAAGTAGCTATCATTCAGCCATATCTGTTTTCACCTCAAGAGCCGCAATGGCAATTCGGCAGCCTAGTGGGTTTCCGCCATATGTGGAGCCATGCTCGCCTGGTTTAATGGTCAACATTATCTCATCGTCACACAACACTGCAGACACCTGAAAGACAGAATCCATCATGTTACTCCTCATATTCTCAGCACACCAGGGACACAGATACTCCTATACTGCTGATATGAAATCTCTGTAAGGCTTCAACCCAAAGTTTACATCTGTCTCCTGACTCTCAATCATAACCCAAGACAAAACATTACAAATGCATTAAACGCACTTCAATTGCACAAAACAATATAGCACACACATttagaactaaaagaaaaaacgtttttattactattttgtgTGCACAAGATattttgtgcacatgcatgtctatgtaccactTGTTTGCAgtgcaagccagaagaggatgttggatctcctggaactgaaggtacagatggctgtgagctgctatgtgggagctgggaactgaacccaggtcctctggaagagcagccagtgctcttaaccacttagccatctctgcAGGCCAAGCAAAGCTGTTTTACAAGATTACAGTCCTTTCTAAAATACTCTACTTAGAAAACAAACTTGGCCACTGTCTGCAAGAAGACAACTCAGTCTACTCGGCAGGAACAACTATCTTTCAAAGTCCTTTTATGCCACATCAATTACTAGCTCTGGATATAAACCccccaaaaagaacaaaatgccCCCATCTTTATGTTCCTTGTACAAGGTTTTAAACAACTAGTGATGCCAGCTTCTGAAGAGTGGGAGTGGAGACTTCTGAGGGGAGATGCTTCTGTCCAATCAAATGCCACAGTGCATCCCAAGGCACACACTCCACGTGGTTCCAGGTGGCCTATATCACACGTGGCCAAATCAAACCACCTAAAAGGCACCCCAGCCACAGTCGGCagaggagagaacagaaacaaaagggcATGGCACTTACAGGGTATAAGCCTCCAGAAAGCGCCTTCCCAAGAAGAACCATGTCGGGTCTGACATTCTCATGATCCACAGCTAGCCATCTACCAGTTCTGGCCAATCCTGTCTGTATTTCATCAGCAATAAACAGGACCTGGGAGAGACAACAGGCAGCCCAACTGTCATTCTCATGTACTGATAAAACACAGACCATCACTATTTCAGTCTTCCCACTAAGAGTCATTCTGACATACCCTACGTGAGATCTAGGAGGAGGTTTTCAGTACCCGCACAATTCAATGGTATCCTATGAAACTGTTTCCTGTATCAGGCCAATACCTCCCAGTGGCCCACGAGGCACTGTTCTGCATGGCAGAATGGCACGTGTGCAAACATGAAGAGTTTGCAGAGCTTTAATGGCTGTAATAACACTCTCAGAACAAATTCACATAATTAATGCTTATACAATTATCAAGTATTTCCTAGAGTTCTCATTAGTGAGCAAAATATACTGTTAGCTTtggtggaagaaagaggagacaagCTATAagggctggggtggagggagacAAGGCAGGGCTTGAGAAGGATCAGAAGAGTGAAAGCCTcctggaggggaagagggaatcGCAGCAAGAGCCCGATGGCTGCAGCCTCAGCAGCCCACAGCCCGGCATCTCTCCAGGATTCTAGACACTGAAAAGTGAGCTTCCACAGAGGGTGCAAAGCACTTGAGTAGTGGAACTCATCATTTAGCCTGTCAGCAGAGTCCAAACAAGTGCAGGCGAGCCTGGCCTCACTGTAAAGTGCGTGGGACAACCTGGTGCCTGGTGCAGAGTTCCCGAACTCCTGTCAGGTATCCTGGATCCGGAACAATAACGCCTGCTTCACCCTGGATGGGCTCCACCATGAAGGCAGCGACATTTGGATCCTGAAGAGCACGCTGTGAAAGAAATGGAGGGAGTTTTAATAGCTTCTGTTCTACTCTGTTTGGcaactgaaataaaatacttcCTGTTAGGAATAGATTATGCGGGACGGGAGAGGTGGCTTAGGTGGCGGGACTTGTTGCTTGGGGgatctgggtttgactcccagcacccatatggtgcacatatacatgcaggcaaaatactcaaagtaaacaaataaatctaaaaaaaaaaatgatgggggCAggggtaatgatgatgatggtggtccatgcctgtaattccaggactccagcatgctgggtttacaggcataTACAATTACTATAAGTAAAATCTAGGTCAGGAGCGAGAGACAGCTCATCAGTTAAGGGAACTGGCTACTCTGGCAGAAGTCccaggttccattctcagcacccacatgagggcTCACAATTGCCATTAAGTGTAGTTCCAgtgccctttctggcctctgtcaccactacatgcacatggcacatctgcatgcaggcaaacactcaaaccattaaaacaaacaaacaactaagtGGCCTGTTAAAGCCACTttatgagttttttgtttgtacAAAAGTACTCAGCTTGGAGATAGGATATACCTCAGTGGTACAGCAATTGCCTAGAAACTACAAGCCCTTGGGTTCTTTCCCTAGAACCACAAATAACGTACTACAATTTacaagtctaaaaaaaaaatctatctaggCCAGGAGtgatggtacatgtctttaaccTCAACACTTAGGCCAGCCCAGTATACATGctgtgttccaggccagtcaagggttcaaaataagaagaaaaaaagaaaaggcagtaaGGCAggtaagaaggaagggaaagaaaaaaagatagaggaAAAACATAGACTATCTCAAAAGACAGAGATATANNNNNNNNNNNNNNNNNNNNNNNNNNNNNNNNNNNNNNNNNNNNNNNNNNNNNNNNNNNNNNNNNNNNNNNNNNNNNNNNNNNNNNNNNNNNNNNNNNNNNNNNNNNNNNNNNNNNNNNNNNNNNNNNNNNNNNNNNNNNNNNNNNNNNNNNNNNNNNNNNNNNNNNNNNNNNNggagggagggacagagagagagagagagagagagagagagagagagagagagagagagagagaatgaatgaatctaGTAATTAATGGGTACTACTCCAGTAGTTACACTCTGAGCTGGTGAGCTGGCCAGCTGCCCTAGTACTGGATGACAAGAGCAGATCCCCCTGCGCTGTACATTAACTGCCCAGTACTGAGAATACAACTGACTTCAGCCTAACTTAAGAATTTTCAGATTCGTGTAACTTTGCTCATTGAAGTGTTAGGGGTCAAGCCCAGGACCTCTCACATGCTGTTTTACCACTGAGCAACCGCCCCtgcatttttggtttgttttggttggttggttggtttgctttgtttgtttgtttgtttactgtgcCTAAGTGTTTTTCTACTATGTAAGCATGTATCTGCACCACAAGCATGCCTGTTGCCCAAGTGGCCAGTGTTAGATCCACTAAATTGGCATTAAAGAAAGTTATAAGCTGCCACATAGGTGCAACGAACTGAACCTCTGCAATAGCAGTATGTGACCTTACCCACTGAGATCTCTCTCCAACACCctcattaatgtatttttaattcacATATTGAACAGGTAATAATTAATCCAAAATAATTTCCAGTTGCTATGAGCCAAGTGCCATAGCCACCCTGATGTACCTCCAGTGCAGGCAGATCGTTATATGGGATGGTTTCAAAGCCTGGCATGAAGGGTCCAAAGCCATCGTAACTGGTTGGATCTGTGGAACTGGAGATTGCAGATAGCGTTCGACCCCAAAAGTTTCCATCtaaaaggaaagacaaacaaTGATTATTCCAAAGAAACCCACAAGTACTACCCTACAAACGCCTTGGGAAGCCTAACTAAAAAGGCAAATCTCTACAGTACCTTCCTCAGACCCATTCCAACTGAAGCCCAACAACTGAAGCATTCAAAGCAGGGTTCCTAGACAGACAAGGTACATTTACAATAGGAAACTGAGAAAAAGTATCCACCATAGAGATTAGCAGTTCCCTTCTGATAACCCAATACTGCAAGCTACCTACTCAACAGAACGCATTTCCAAATTCACGGATAGAAAAAATATTCAGACAATCCAAATACTTTCCACGCTGCCTTCCTTGACATTATAATCCTCTACAAAACTTAAATGAAATAGACAGCTGCCTTTCCTCaggatcacatttttttttctattaataaattaataaatgtggcTGGGAGCCACAGGAGGTCAAGGAGTACTCCAGGACAAGAGCTAGACAGGTCATTAGCCTGGGAGCTGCCTGTCCTCAGAGCTTGGACTCTAATAGAAAGCAAACACCCTAACATCAGCCAGCAAAGCAGACAACTACAGCGCTGCAGATGGAGTGAAACTCAGCCAGGAACGATAGCAGAGAGAATGGGAACTCATCACACTAAGAACGGCAACACCACCTACGTCAGCAGCAACTCAATTACTCTTGCAAAAGCCTCTGTCACCCGAGTTAGACTCAGGAGTCAAGCCATCCTTTTCTCATCCACACACAAGATCATATCTTTAAGCTAACCAGCACTGATGGGACCAGGAGCCAGGCTGTTCTGCTTTCCCTAGTCCCAGGGATCTCATCCTGTAGCTCACTCTGCAGGATATAGTCTTTTACTGTCATTCTAGCCTCTGTCAATAGGATGCAAAAATATCTTTACACCCTTAGCTAGTATGAAAGAGACTAGAAAGCTATAATAGAAATCAtgtttgtttataatagccagctAGGATACCCACAACTAAAACATAAGATTTTAAAACGGTAACTTATAGTTAGTAACTTACAGTAACATACAGTGACTCCTAATGAAGACAAGCTTTGCTGATGGGTTAAGCCACACCCTTTtctaaatatttcagaaaagtgGAACCTTTCCCaattctccttttctgtctcttcaacGCTGGCAAGAGCCTAACTATACGATCTCTGCTATGTTAGGCTTTTTCCAGTTTGGTACAGCCCTCTTATCTGCTCCATAGGTGCTCACTGGCCATGTAGCTGGCCTGCATGCCAGCTCAATACAAACAGCAAGGTTTCCTGTGTTCCTCTTCTACGTCCCTGCCTGAGGCAGCTGCAGGATTTACAGCTTGTTTACCCTATGTGCtagagttttaaaaacaaaatggtaagTTATAGAATCATGTCAACATTTCTTCTGATCATAATCTGTTGCCTCAAATACAAATTGCTTCTAACAATAACTTTATTATGCTATAGGATTTATAATTTAACTGTATGTATTCACCAGACAAAACAAGAATGGATTCTGACCACAAAACTAATACATAGTATTTTTAACTAATATCAAAACTTTAAAGTCAGACCCTGTCATTTGAATATCGCACAAAAGTTATCAAAGTCACATTTTATCATCCCAACAAACTATACGTCTCCTTAACAAGAACTCAAAAGTATTCCTTCTCAACCACTCTCAGAAGTGTAACAAGGGCAGCTTCAGGCTTTCTGTTCCTGACAGCTTCTAAGAACACAGCACAGGGCACACTCAATATCAGGACTAAAATCCTGGCCACAAGCCAAGCACAGTGGCAcagacctttagtcccagcacttgagaggtggtagcagacagatctctatgagcttgaggccagtctggcctgcATAATGAGTTCCTGGAAAGCCAAGACtgcccataaataaataaaaccctgtctcaaaaaacaacaaaaatgttggCCACCAATGTTCAATTATAGAATGCTTATATAGGAAACACAAAGCCTTCAAAACTTAGCaccaaaaataaattcattaattagttaattaattaaagcaaaacaaacaaaaatgtaacaaGAAAACAGGTATGAAGAGAATCTgttaaaatgagaaattaaatcAAATAGCCACTTACTTTAAGAAGGGAAGATTAAggagtcaagaaagaaaaatctcgAGCTAGGGATGTGGCTAAGGAGTGCACTATATTGGCATCCATCAGACCTTAGATTCATTCCACAGCATCACAAAAGGAAACTCTCATTCATGTAGAAATAACTtagaaatctaaaaatatttcagaggggaaatgaggaaaggggataacatttaaatgtaaataaagaaaatatctaataaaaatttttaaaaatatatattatgagaaaaatctttaaaactgaaataagtaaacaataaacaataaaaatattcttataacaaaaaaaaagaaatctaaaaggaATTCCCTCATTAGCCTTTATAAAACACTCCATAAATAATGTCTTGTGTAAATGATACCATCAACACTGTAACATTTAAATTTACATACCAGCAAAAACAATCTTCGCTTTGTATTTCTGGATGCCTTTCACGGTGTAGCCCCAGCGACGAGCGAGCTTACAtgcagtctctccagcctccactccTATTGTAAGGAAAATACTCACATTTGACTAATGCCAACTATCAAATAAAATAAGCTTAGCATGTGATACACAACCTAATCCCAGTCACTTGAGACATTTAGGTGGGAGGAGTgtaaattcagggccagcctaggtGACAAGGTGAGATGCTCAATAAATAcaagtaaagaaacaaatgacTGGTTGTTGGGAATGCATTACCTGTATTCATAGGGAGAACTTTGTTATAGTTGAAAAGCTTGGTGATGTACTCCTCGTATTCACCAAGAACATTGTTGTAGAAAGCTCGAGATGTTAACGTCAGCTTGTCCACCTGACTCTTCATGGCATCTATGATCTTTGGGTGGCAGTGTCCTTGGCTGACAGCACCATAAGCACTCAGGAAATCGAAGTACTGCCTGCCTTCCACATCCCACATATAAATGCCTaaaatagaggaaaagaaaagaatgagagtcTCTGTATGCCACAAGATCCCAAAATGAAGACTGACTTCTTAAGCCTTCTAAACACCTATATATGGTACTCTACTTATTCCTATGCTTAAATGGTTTAGTGCAAGCCTGCTGACTTTGATTCAGAAAGAAATCTTAAAGCTATATTTTATCTAACTAACTCTTAATAAAACAGTATTAAAAGGCTATAATTGTGTCATAAATTTGGGGGCGGGGTTTAGTGGTGAATAAGCACATAGAAACATACTCAACAGTGAAAGTGTAAAATCTAACCTGAAGCCCCATAGCTTCCATCCCAAGCAGCTAGTCTACCAGTAAGAAGTTTACACTGAGATATATAAGCTTCGGTTCTGGTTATTTCAGTGtgtgatgttatttttatttgcaagttttcTATACTAAGtttatttaaagagagagagagagagagagagagagaagaagaagaagaagaagaagggaggaaggaaggaaggaaggaaggtaggtacgTACGTACGTAGGTAGGTTGGTTGTAACCTCTTTAGCAATTTTAGTCTCAGGAGCCAaaactttgaatttataaagaaattacaCAAAATAGACAAAACTCTTGTATAGTATAGACTACAACTGAACATATAACAGGGGTATTTGCAAACCATATACCTGATAAGGACTCAGTATCCAGAGCATAAtgataaacaacaataaaagccaCTAGACATGATGGCACATGTGCTCTTGTTAACTTCCTGGTTCTGATAACTACCTgtgtacataaaaaataaagttcctGTGGACTCTTAGAGAAGACACAGTAAGTATCTAGGGGGGAAGAGCTAGAAAACAGGGTGTTCATGGGGCCAGGAGTGATGGAGAGAACACAACGAAGAAAAGCCTCAGCTATCTGGGggaaaaggaaacattttcataTCATcataacttttttattattagagtCATGtctaaataaaaactaattttgaaAGATTGTCAGTGATGCGCATGCCCATTTCCTCTGCATTCACCATCGTGAGGCTCCCATGGAAGACTGATGGGCACAGGTGCCTTAGTCGCCTAGAAAAAGTCAAAGGAGCCCTATCTGCAAGAGACATTCAATGAGGCTTAAACATGAGAAATACAAAACAACTAATTCTGATAACACATTTCAAGCAAACATGGGGGTGGATTAATCCTAAACAtaccttttcctctttccagggcTACAGGCAAAGGATGATAATTGTGTGCACCATATTTAGATTCCCGTTCAAAAATGTACTCAGAGGATGGTGGACCTTGCTCTGTCTTCTTCGTGGCAACAGATGTGGCAGAGGCGACTGAGGTGTGGACTCCTCGGCGCAGAGCAGCAATGGTCTGCAGACTTGCTAGTTTAGAAAGCATTGTGTGGGTCCTTCAGAAGTGGGAATGCAGACAGACCTGTCCAAAGTCAGGAGGTGCGGAGAGTGAGAACCTTTCCAGAGTCGACTCCTGTCTGCTCACTAAGTAACTGCCAAGCTTCCACACAGTCAGCAGCCAGCCTTATTATACCAGATGGTGCAGGATTCAGGGAAGATAAGAGGCAGGGCGCCAAGTCAGATGCCACGACTGCCTGCTGGTTGGTCATGAGTCAGGGTGTGGAAAGGAGGGGCTAGGAACCATTTTGTACTTTTTGAAAGTCCAGGGTGGTCTTTTAACTCTGGGTTCAAATGAC
Proteins encoded in this region:
- the Oat gene encoding ornithine aminotransferase, mitochondrial, which encodes MLSKLASLQTIAALRRGVHTSVASATSVATKKTEQGPPSSEYIFERESKYGAHNYHPLPVALERGKGIYMWDVEGRQYFDFLSAYGAVSQGHCHPKIIDAMKSQVDKLTLTSRAFYNNVLGEYEEYITKLFNYNKVLPMNTGVEAGETACKLARRWGYTVKGIQKYKAKIVFADGNFWGRTLSAISSSTDPTSYDGFGPFMPGFETIPYNDLPALERALQDPNVAAFMVEPIQGEAGVIVPDPGYLTGVRELCTRHQVLFIADEIQTGLARTGRWLAVDHENVRPDMVLLGKALSGGLYPVSAVLCDDEIMLTIKPGEHGSTYGGNPLGCRIAIAALEVLEEENLAENADKMGAILRKELMKLPSDVVTAVRGKGLLNAIVIRETKDCDAWKVCLRLRDNGLLAKPTHGDIIRLAPPLVIKEDEIRESVEIINKTILSF